A genomic region of Nostoc sp. UHCC 0702 contains the following coding sequences:
- a CDS encoding cupin domain-containing protein — MSDTSVKKIDSTHSPKGKLGQKYLASGKSLSMRLWENEQPAEEKQPTSRDYETVGYVINGRAELHIEGQMILLEPGSSWVVPKGANHTYKILESFTAVEATSPPAQVHGRDEN; from the coding sequence ATGAGTGATACAAGTGTTAAAAAAATAGACTCTACCCATTCTCCCAAAGGTAAACTCGGTCAGAAATATCTTGCATCCGGCAAATCTCTTTCTATGCGTCTTTGGGAAAATGAGCAACCAGCAGAAGAGAAACAACCAACTTCGCGCGACTATGAAACAGTTGGTTATGTAATTAATGGTCGGGCAGAATTACACATCGAAGGGCAAATGATTTTGCTCGAACCTGGGAGTTCATGGGTAGTGCCAAAAGGTGCGAACCACACATACAAAATTCTGGAATCATTCACCGCAGTTGAAGCAACCAGTCCCCCCGCCCAAGTTCACGGACGTGATGAAAATTAA
- a CDS encoding DUF2811 domain-containing protein, translating to MKATVSIFTEIPETLDESLKKYLETHPDWDQNRVLTAALSLFLLQNGDSDRSAARVYLETLFHHS from the coding sequence ATGAAAGCAACGGTTAGCATTTTTACAGAAATTCCCGAAACACTTGATGAATCACTGAAAAAGTACTTAGAAACACATCCCGATTGGGATCAAAACCGAGTATTAACAGCAGCTTTGTCACTATTTTTACTCCAAAATGGAGATAGCGATCGCAGCGCTGCCCGTGTATATTTAGAAACTTTGTTCCACCACAGCTAA
- a CDS encoding glutathione-dependent formaldehyde dehydrogenase gives MKAVCWQSANEVRVETVPDPKILNPRDAIIKITSTAICGSDLHIYGGYIPTVQQGDIIGHEFMGEVVEVGRGLDNLKVGDRVVVPSTIGCGRCNYCQSDMWSLCDNSNPKGWMQEKLYGNITSAIYGYSHLLGGYAGAQAEYIRVPFADVGVVKVPSEIPDDKLLFISDAIPTGYMGAELCDIQPGDTVAVWGCGAVGQFAMISAYMMGAEKVIAIDRFPERLAMAKKYAKAEVINYEEVNTGEALKEMTGGRGPDACIDAVGLEAHGVGLEDFYDQTKQKLRLETDRPHVLREMMVACRKGGTLSIMGVYGGFVDKIPLGAAFNKGLTFRMGQMHGQKYMHLLLQLILEDKLDPSFVVTHELPLEEAPHGYHIFQQKKDNCVKVVLKP, from the coding sequence ATGAAAGCAGTCTGCTGGCAAAGTGCCAACGAAGTCCGGGTAGAAACAGTACCAGATCCCAAAATTCTTAACCCCCGTGACGCGATTATTAAAATTACTTCCACAGCAATCTGCGGTTCAGACCTCCATATTTACGGTGGTTATATTCCCACAGTGCAACAAGGTGACATTATCGGTCACGAATTTATGGGAGAAGTCGTAGAAGTTGGCAGAGGACTCGACAATTTAAAAGTGGGCGATCGCGTTGTTGTTCCTTCTACAATTGGCTGTGGTCGATGCAATTATTGCCAGAGTGATATGTGGTCGCTGTGTGATAATTCCAACCCCAAAGGTTGGATGCAAGAAAAACTATACGGCAATATTACCTCAGCAATTTACGGCTACTCTCACTTGTTAGGTGGCTATGCAGGCGCACAAGCAGAATATATACGTGTACCCTTTGCTGATGTTGGTGTTGTCAAAGTCCCCTCAGAAATACCAGACGATAAACTATTATTCATCTCCGACGCTATCCCCACCGGCTATATGGGTGCAGAATTATGCGATATTCAGCCAGGTGATACCGTCGCTGTTTGGGGTTGTGGTGCCGTCGGACAATTTGCCATGATCAGCGCCTATATGATGGGTGCCGAAAAAGTAATTGCAATTGACCGTTTTCCTGAACGTTTAGCAATGGCTAAAAAATATGCCAAAGCAGAAGTAATTAACTACGAAGAAGTTAATACAGGGGAAGCATTAAAAGAAATGACTGGTGGACGCGGGCCTGATGCTTGCATTGATGCAGTTGGCTTAGAAGCACATGGTGTAGGTTTAGAAGACTTCTATGACCAAACAAAACAAAAGCTGAGATTGGAAACCGACCGTCCCCACGTACTGCGAGAAATGATGGTAGCCTGTCGTAAAGGTGGCACACTTTCGATTATGGGTGTTTACGGTGGCTTTGTAGACAAAATACCCTTGGGTGCTGCTTTCAACAAAGGCTTAACCTTCAGAATGGGGCAAATGCATGGGCAGAAATATATGCATTTGTTACTCCAACTAATCTTGGAAGACAAGCTCGATCCAAGCTTTGTGGTGACTCATGAATTACCGCTTGAAGAAGCGCCTCACGGTTATCACATTTTCCAACAAAAAAAGGACAACTGTGTGAAAGTTGTTCTGAAACCATGA
- a CDS encoding CPP1-like family protein encodes MSDQNPYDKLGVSEDASFDEIQDARNRLLEQYSGDGKNIEVIEAAYDAILMDRLRMRQEGKIKVPERIRFPEARVQSPPKESPVPREQSPAWLQRILDQPTPTDVLLPGAWYLGLSAISVFYQAAGDQVLQLVLVVGVGISIYFLNRKEGRFGRAILLTLAGLITGLIIGGIFANWLLPQIQFASLSPNQFSTVLTFILLWLVNSFLR; translated from the coding sequence ATGAGCGATCAAAATCCCTACGACAAACTTGGGGTATCAGAAGACGCTAGCTTCGATGAGATACAGGATGCTCGCAATCGCCTATTGGAGCAGTATAGTGGCGATGGCAAGAACATAGAGGTTATTGAAGCAGCTTACGATGCGATTTTAATGGATCGCTTACGGATGCGCCAAGAAGGTAAAATAAAAGTGCCAGAGCGTATTCGGTTTCCAGAAGCTCGAGTGCAATCACCTCCCAAAGAAAGTCCAGTTCCTCGTGAGCAGTCACCCGCATGGCTGCAAAGAATTCTGGATCAGCCAACGCCCACAGATGTACTGCTACCAGGAGCCTGGTACTTGGGTTTGAGTGCTATTAGCGTCTTTTACCAAGCTGCTGGCGATCAAGTTTTACAGTTAGTGTTAGTGGTTGGGGTAGGAATTAGTATTTACTTTCTCAATCGCAAAGAAGGTAGATTTGGTCGAGCAATTTTGTTGACACTAGCTGGACTGATAACGGGCTTAATTATCGGCGGAATATTTGCTAACTGGCTCTTACCACAAATACAATTTGCCAGCCTCAGCCCAAATCAGTTTTCTACGGTGTTGACGTTTATTTTGTTGTGGTTGGTTAATAGCTTCCTACGTTAA
- a CDS encoding glutathione-dependent formaldehyde dehydrogenase yields MKAVCWHGANDVRVETVPDPKIINPRDAIIKITSTAICGSDLHIYDGYIPTMQKGDILGHEFMGEVVELGSAVKNVKVGDRVVVPFTISCGNCFFCNRDLWSLCDNSNPNAWLVELQMGHSPAGLFGYSHLFGGYAGGQAEYARVPFADVGLLKIPDGLTDEQVLFLTDIFPTGYMAAENCHIKPGDIVAVWGCGPVGQFAIRSAYMLGAERVIAFDRIPERLQMAKEYGKAEVLNYEQVDVGEALKEMTGGRGPDACIDAVGMEAHGTDLMAFYDQVKQAVRLETDRPTALRQVIVSCSKGGHVSLAGVYGGFLDKIPMGAAMNKGLTFKMGQTHVHKYLKPLLEHIQNGDIDPSFVITHTLPLEQAPNGYEIFKHKKDNCIKVVLKP; encoded by the coding sequence ATGAAAGCAGTTTGCTGGCATGGAGCAAACGATGTGCGGGTGGAAACAGTTCCAGACCCCAAAATTATTAACCCGCGTGATGCTATTATTAAAATTACTTCTACAGCAATCTGCGGATCAGATTTGCATATTTACGACGGCTATATCCCCACAATGCAAAAGGGCGATATCCTTGGTCATGAATTCATGGGGGAAGTCGTAGAATTGGGGAGTGCAGTTAAAAATGTGAAAGTAGGCGATCGCGTGGTTGTTCCTTTCACCATCTCCTGCGGTAACTGTTTTTTCTGCAATCGAGATTTATGGTCTTTGTGTGACAATTCTAACCCCAATGCTTGGTTAGTAGAATTGCAAATGGGTCATTCACCCGCTGGTCTATTTGGTTACTCTCATTTATTTGGTGGCTATGCTGGTGGTCAAGCAGAGTATGCACGAGTGCCTTTTGCCGATGTAGGCTTACTCAAAATCCCTGATGGACTGACGGACGAACAAGTATTATTTTTAACAGATATCTTTCCGACAGGTTATATGGCAGCAGAGAACTGCCACATCAAACCTGGTGATATAGTCGCTGTTTGGGGTTGCGGCCCAGTTGGACAATTTGCCATCAGAAGCGCTTATATGCTGGGTGCCGAAAGAGTAATTGCCTTTGACCGTATTCCGGAACGGCTACAAATGGCTAAAGAATACGGAAAGGCTGAAGTTCTCAACTATGAACAAGTCGATGTCGGCGAAGCACTCAAAGAAATGACCGGCGGACGTGGCCCGGACGCTTGTATTGATGCGGTGGGAATGGAGGCACATGGCACCGATTTAATGGCATTCTATGACCAGGTAAAGCAAGCAGTGCGTCTAGAAACAGACCGCCCCACGGCATTACGGCAAGTTATTGTGTCTTGTAGTAAAGGTGGTCACGTATCGCTAGCAGGGGTTTATGGCGGCTTTCTCGACAAAATACCGATGGGTGCAGCCATGAATAAAGGGCTAACCTTCAAAATGGGACAAACCCACGTCCATAAATACTTAAAACCTTTGCTAGAACACATTCAAAACGGCGACATCGACCCCTCATTTGTCATTACCCACACCTTACCGCTAGAACAAGCACCCAACGGCTACGAAATTTTTAAACACAAGAAAGATAACTGCATCAAAGTTGTACTCAAACCATAA
- a CDS encoding response regulator transcription factor — MAPAKILVVDDDPAVRNLIQRFLIKQSYQVEAAEDGKTALAQFEQFNPDLVILDVNLPDVIGFNLCQEMQSRNGVFVLMLTSRADEADKIRGFSKGADDYLTKPFGLGELEVRVAAILRRQRVVTTAEQKRLVFEKLMIDPVRREVSLNNQPVPLTALEFDLLHFLASHPGRVWRRAELIQEVWDYEYVGDQRVVDVHIGQIRKKIEVDASQPALIQTVRGVGYKFECPTHSQQLETSH, encoded by the coding sequence ATGGCCCCTGCCAAGATTCTTGTAGTTGATGACGACCCAGCGGTTCGGAATTTAATCCAACGCTTTTTGATTAAGCAGAGCTATCAGGTAGAGGCTGCTGAGGATGGTAAAACAGCCTTAGCGCAATTTGAGCAATTTAACCCAGATTTGGTGATTCTAGATGTGAATTTACCTGATGTCATTGGGTTTAACCTCTGCCAAGAGATGCAAAGTCGTAATGGTGTGTTTGTTCTCATGCTCACTAGTCGTGCGGATGAGGCTGACAAGATTCGCGGCTTTTCTAAAGGTGCTGATGACTATCTCACCAAGCCATTCGGGTTGGGAGAGTTAGAAGTCAGAGTAGCAGCTATTTTGAGGCGTCAGCGGGTTGTAACTACCGCCGAACAGAAACGCCTAGTTTTTGAAAAGCTGATGATCGATCCGGTACGACGAGAGGTATCACTGAATAACCAACCAGTGCCCTTAACCGCTCTAGAGTTCGACTTGTTGCATTTTCTAGCCAGTCATCCTGGCCGAGTCTGGCGACGAGCAGAGCTGATTCAAGAGGTTTGGGACTATGAATATGTTGGCGACCAGCGAGTTGTAGATGTGCATATAGGTCAGATTCGCAAGAAAATTGAAGTTGATGCTAGCCAACCAGCATTAATTCAAACTGTACGTGGTGTGGGATATAAATTTGAGTGTCCTACTCACTCGCAGCAGTTGGAAACCAGTCATTGA
- a CDS encoding cyclase, which yields MTSTSENKANSSQGEAGEVERWASLIGGGALVLMGLRQGSLRGVLTALAGGGLLYQGATKQSTIQQAQEAMGINKPIKVEKTVTINKPADELYRFWHNFENLPTFMKHLKFVKVYNEKRSHWIANAPLGNNVEWDADILEDRENEFISWASVEGADVDNSGFVRFQKAPGDRGTEVKVVLEYNLPGGALAAAVAKIFGEEPEQQIGDDLRRFKMLMEAGEIATTEGQPTGRR from the coding sequence ATGACTTCCACATCCGAAAATAAAGCGAATAGTAGCCAGGGTGAAGCCGGCGAAGTTGAACGTTGGGCATCTCTAATAGGTGGCGGTGCCCTAGTGCTAATGGGTTTAAGACAAGGTTCTTTACGAGGAGTGCTGACAGCTTTAGCTGGTGGCGGTTTGCTCTATCAAGGTGCAACCAAACAAAGCACAATTCAACAAGCACAAGAAGCAATGGGGATAAATAAACCTATTAAAGTTGAAAAAACGGTGACAATCAATAAACCAGCAGATGAATTGTACCGTTTTTGGCACAACTTTGAGAATTTGCCTACATTTATGAAGCATCTCAAATTTGTGAAAGTGTACAACGAGAAACGTTCTCATTGGATTGCCAATGCACCTCTGGGTAACAATGTGGAATGGGATGCAGACATTTTGGAAGACCGGGAAAACGAGTTTATTTCTTGGGCTTCCGTAGAAGGTGCAGACGTTGATAACTCCGGTTTTGTGCGGTTTCAAAAAGCACCAGGCGATCGCGGCACCGAAGTCAAAGTTGTATTAGAATATAACCTCCCTGGAGGAGCATTAGCAGCTGCTGTGGCTAAAATTTTCGGTGAAGAACCAGAACAACAAATAGGAGATGATTTACGCCGCTTCAAAATGTTAATGGAAGCCGGCGAAATCGCCACAACCGAAGGTCAACCCACAGGACGCAGATAA